From Carcharodon carcharias isolate sCarCar2 chromosome 36, sCarCar2.pri, whole genome shotgun sequence, a single genomic window includes:
- the LOC121272849 gene encoding metaxin-1-like isoform X1, whose product MAAPAPAPWELFLWKGDWGLPSVDSDSLTVLAYARFSGAPLRVHKLCNPWRSPSGVLPALKTETDVVSQPLQILAYLRRQKYNADYGLSATQGADTLAFASLIEEKLLPALIYMFWVDSKNYVSFTRPWYGDAIPFPLNFFLPNRMHMRFLERLRLIRGGQWHDNEEEAETEIYKEARECLTLLSQRLGSQKFFFGDSPSSLDAIVFGHLAPVLKAKLPNSKLQQHLRSLDNLCELCTSILGLYFPNDGSDPECSSKKLPRNNSPDSDEDPHKRRNQILSVMVGLSAMIGYAFLSGILSIQRVTTHNALRQPSPLEDDEVEEGQ is encoded by the exons GCTTACGCGCGATTTTCAGGAGCACCCCTTAGAGTGCACAAGCTCTGCAATCCCTGGAGAAGTCCCTCTG GGGTTTTGCCAGCACTGAAGACCGAGACAGATGTTGTGTCGCAGCCTCTCCAGATCCTTGCATACCTCAGGAGACAG AAGTACAATGCTGACTACGGACTATCAGCAACACAAGGGGCTGACACACTGGCCTTTGCCTCTCTGATTGAAGAGAAGTTACTCCCTGCGCTG ATATACATGTTTTGGGTTGACTCCAAGAATTATGTCTCATTTACGAGGCCCTGGTATGGAGACGCTATACCATTCCCGCTCAATTTTTTCCTGCCAAACCGCATGCACATGCGCTTCCTGGAGCGTCTTCGGCTGATCCGAGGTGGCCAGTGGCACGATAACGAAGAGGAAGCAGAGACTGAG ATCTACAAAGAAGCTCGTGAGTGTCTGACGCTGCTGTCCCAGAGGCTGGGGTCACAGAAGTTCTTTTTTGGAGACTC ACCCAGCTCCTTAGATGCCATCGTATTTGGACACTTGGCGCCAGTTCTGAAGGCAAAACTACCCAACAGCAAACTGCAGCAACATCTGCGCTCACTTGACAACCTGTGCGAACTCTGCACATCCATCCTTGGTCTTTACTTTCCAAATGATGGCTCAG ACCCTGAATGCAGCTCAAAGAAACTTCCCCGGAATAACTCACCGGATTCTGATGAAGATCCCCACAAGAGGCGCAACCAGATCTTATCGGTGATGGTGGGGCTCTCTGCTATGATTGGTTACGCTTTCCTTAGTGGCATCCTGTCCATTCAACGGGTAACAACTCATAATGCACTGAGGCAGCCCTCCCCACTGGAAGATGATGAAGTTGAAGAGGGACAATGA